One part of the Bacillota bacterium genome encodes these proteins:
- the uvrB gene encoding excinuclease ABC subunit UvrB, whose product MEFKVVSEYTPKGDQPRAIEQLSEGILRGEREQVLLGVTGSGKTFTMANVIANVQKPALVIAHNKTLAAQLCGEFKEFFPGNAVEYFVSYYDYYQPEAYIPQTDTYIEKDSLRNDEIDKLRHSATCMLFERRDVVVVASVSCIYGLGSPEDYGKLSISLREGAEHSRDELLKRLVNIQYARNNIAFERGTFRVRGDTIEVYPSSFTEKAIRIEMFGDFVERLGEIDALTGEVLGHRSHVLISPASHYVTTEEKVKRALVTIEEELDERLKELRDKGKALEAYRLEQRTRYDLEMLRESGFCPGIENYSRHLTGRKPGEPPYTLLDFFPEDFLVIIDESHQTVPQIGAMYNGDRSRKEALVEFGFRLPSAFDNRPLKFGEFEERINHVVYVSATPGPYELRKTKRVVEQVVRPTGLVDPEVEVRPTKRQVDDLLAEIRLRTQKNQRVLVTTLTKKMAEDLTDYLREMGVKVRYLHSEVETLERMEIIRDLRTGVFDVVVGINLLREGLDLPEVSLVAILDADKEGFLRSETSLIQTIGRAARNVEGKVIMYADAITDSMRKAIAETERRRELQTRFNREHGITPETVRKSVRAVIEATRAADPSAQYWADHDVSKLPRAQIPKMVEKLRRQMKEASKRLEFERAASFRDIIFELEARIHQ is encoded by the coding sequence ATGGAATTCAAGGTGGTTTCTGAGTACACCCCGAAGGGTGACCAGCCAAGGGCCATAGAACAGCTGTCCGAAGGGATCCTCAGGGGCGAGAGAGAGCAGGTGCTCCTCGGCGTCACGGGCTCCGGCAAGACCTTCACGATGGCGAACGTGATCGCTAACGTCCAGAAGCCGGCGCTGGTGATCGCCCACAACAAGACCCTCGCGGCACAGCTCTGCGGGGAATTCAAGGAGTTCTTTCCCGGCAACGCCGTCGAATACTTCGTGAGCTATTACGACTACTACCAGCCCGAGGCGTACATCCCGCAGACTGACACGTATATCGAGAAGGATTCGCTGCGGAACGACGAGATAGACAAGCTCCGGCACTCGGCGACCTGCATGCTCTTCGAGCGGCGGGACGTTGTCGTCGTCGCCAGCGTGTCGTGCATCTACGGCCTGGGTTCGCCGGAGGACTACGGCAAGCTGTCGATCTCGCTGCGCGAGGGCGCAGAGCACAGTCGCGACGAGCTCCTGAAGCGCCTCGTCAACATCCAGTACGCCCGCAACAACATCGCGTTCGAACGCGGGACGTTCCGCGTGAGGGGCGATACGATCGAGGTCTACCCGTCATCGTTTACAGAGAAGGCGATACGGATCGAGATGTTCGGCGACTTCGTGGAGCGACTGGGCGAAATCGACGCGCTCACCGGGGAAGTCCTGGGCCACCGTTCGCACGTTTTGATAAGCCCGGCAAGCCACTACGTCACTACCGAGGAGAAAGTGAAGCGGGCGCTGGTCACGATCGAGGAGGAGCTTGACGAGCGGCTCAAGGAACTGCGCGATAAGGGGAAGGCGCTCGAGGCGTACCGTCTCGAGCAGCGCACGAGGTACGACCTCGAGATGCTGCGCGAGTCGGGGTTCTGTCCCGGCATCGAGAACTACTCGAGGCACCTCACGGGCCGCAAGCCGGGGGAGCCGCCGTACACGCTGCTGGACTTCTTCCCGGAAGACTTCCTGGTAATCATAGATGAATCCCACCAGACTGTCCCGCAGATCGGGGCGATGTACAACGGCGACCGGTCGAGGAAAGAGGCCCTGGTGGAGTTCGGGTTCAGGCTCCCGTCGGCGTTCGACAACAGGCCGCTGAAGTTCGGGGAGTTCGAGGAAAGGATCAACCACGTGGTCTACGTTTCGGCGACCCCTGGGCCCTATGAACTCCGCAAGACGAAGCGGGTCGTAGAGCAGGTCGTCCGGCCCACAGGTCTCGTCGACCCCGAGGTGGAGGTCAGGCCGACGAAGCGCCAGGTCGACGACCTCCTCGCCGAGATCAGGCTGAGGACGCAGAAGAACCAGCGGGTGCTGGTCACGACGCTGACAAAGAAGATGGCTGAGGATCTCACCGATTACCTTCGCGAGATGGGCGTGAAGGTCAGGTATCTCCACTCCGAGGTGGAGACGCTCGAGCGCATGGAGATAATCCGCGACCTGCGTACGGGTGTGTTCGACGTTGTTGTCGGCATCAACCTGCTGAGAGAGGGACTCGACCTCCCAGAGGTGTCGCTGGTGGCGATACTCGACGCCGACAAGGAAGGTTTCCTCCGTTCGGAGACATCCTTGATACAGACGATAGGACGCGCAGCGAGGAACGTTGAGGGCAAGGTCATAATGTACGCGGACGCGATCACCGACTCGATGAGGAAGGCCATCGCGGAGACGGAGAGGCGCCGCGAGCTGCAGACGAGGTTTAACCGCGAGCACGGGATAACCCCGGAAACGGTGCGCAAGTCGGTCCGCGCGGTGATCGAGGCGACGCGTGCCGCCGACCCGTCAGCGCAGTACTGGGCCGACCACGACGTCTCGAAGCTGCCGCGGGCGCAGATCCCGAAGATGGTCGAGAAGCTCAGGCGCCAGATGAAGGAGGCGTCGAAGCGGCTTGAGTTCGAGCGCGCCGCGTCGTTCCGGGATATCATCTTCGAGCTGGAGGCCAGGATCCATCAATGA
- a CDS encoding anaerobic ribonucleoside-triphosphate reductase activating protein — MRPFVVHARGLQKFSLIDYPGMVCATVFLAGCNLRCPYCHNPDLVLDSPHLPRIPEEELLYFLESRRGFIDGVCVSGGEPTLDPCLPGFLAHVKALGFRTKLDTNGTRPDVLARLLERGLVDYIAMDVKAPPDKYRRVTRSRVDPRTIEESIRLVQRSATNYEFRTTVVPGLLSPGDVEAAARWLQGASKYVLQPYRPPAKTLDPNWMRLPTCPYSRLERLAYRIAPLVARVEIRNPAGGETSVSI, encoded by the coding sequence ATCAGACCATTTGTCGTGCACGCGAGGGGATTGCAGAAGTTCAGCCTGATCGACTACCCTGGTATGGTGTGCGCCACCGTGTTCCTGGCCGGGTGCAACCTCAGGTGCCCGTACTGCCACAATCCCGACCTGGTCCTGGATTCCCCCCATCTGCCCCGCATCCCGGAAGAAGAACTCCTGTACTTCCTGGAAAGCCGCCGGGGATTCATAGACGGGGTTTGCGTGAGTGGCGGAGAACCCACCCTGGATCCCTGCCTCCCCGGATTTCTGGCCCACGTAAAAGCGCTGGGGTTTAGAACCAAGCTGGATACCAATGGCACCCGCCCCGATGTACTGGCGCGGCTGCTGGAGCGCGGCTTGGTAGACTACATCGCGATGGACGTCAAGGCTCCTCCCGACAAGTATCGGAGGGTGACCCGTAGCCGGGTGGACCCGCGCACCATCGAGGAAAGCATCCGCCTCGTACAGCGCAGTGCGACGAACTACGAGTTCAGAACCACGGTCGTGCCCGGGCTGCTGTCCCCAGGAGACGTGGAGGCGGCTGCCAGGTGGCTCCAGGGAGCAAGCAAGTACGTTCTCCAGCCGTACCGGCCTCCCGCGAAAACACTCGACCCCAATTGGATGAGGCTGCCTACGTGCCCGTATTCCCGCCTCGAGCGCCTCGCCTACCGCATAGCGCCCCTGGTGGCCAGGGTCGAAATCAGGAACCCCGCAGGCGGTGAGACATCGGTCTCAATCTAA
- a CDS encoding ribonucleoside triphosphate reductase, with protein sequence MTPRKIVKRDGRLVDFDRGRIANAIFKAARAVGGQDRDLAERLADEVVATVGHQFDDRFPTVEDVQDVVERVLIRNGHARTAKAYILYRQQHQEMRDFRALVVNAEKMVQDYLNQLDWRVSENSNMNYSLQGLNNHIISAVSARYWLEKIYPARVREAHKDGDFHIHDLGILAPYCCGWDLADILLHGFAGVGQKVESAPPRHFRTALGQAVNFCYTLQGEAAGAQALANFDTCLAPFIRYDGLQYREVKQALQEAIFNLNVPTRVGFQTPFVNLTMDVTVPSYMAEQPVIVGGRLDKFPYAEFQREMDMLNLAFCEVMLEGDTCGRIFTFPIPTYNITSGFDWESPVADRIAAMTARYGIPYFANFINSDLRPEDVRSMCCRLRLDNRDLRRRGGGLFGANPLTGSIGVVTINLPRIGYLATTPQQFFARLGELMQLARDSLLVKRQVLERFTEGGLYPYSRHYLRQVKECLGQYWGNHFNTIGLVGMNEALLNFLGEDIGTAAGQQFALEVLEFMRQVLVGFQEETGQMFNLEATPAEGASYRLARIDRSRYPDIVTAGDRELYYTNSTHLPAGYTDDVFESLTLQEHLQTRYTGGTVFHAFLGESVEDTKTLKAFLQRVLNRFRIPYLTVTPTFSICPRHGYLKGEQPSCPRCQSTTEVWSRVVGYYRPVQSWNPGKQEEFRTRKAFLPPEQAEPTAV encoded by the coding sequence GTGACGCCACGGAAGATCGTGAAACGAGACGGGCGTCTCGTCGACTTTGACCGGGGGAGGATCGCCAATGCCATCTTCAAAGCCGCCCGGGCCGTGGGAGGACAAGATCGGGACCTGGCCGAACGCCTGGCCGATGAAGTGGTGGCCACCGTCGGCCACCAGTTCGACGACAGGTTCCCCACCGTGGAAGACGTACAGGACGTCGTCGAACGAGTCCTCATCCGGAACGGCCACGCCCGCACCGCCAAGGCCTACATCCTCTACCGCCAGCAGCATCAGGAGATGCGAGACTTTCGTGCTCTGGTGGTGAACGCCGAGAAAATGGTGCAGGATTACCTGAATCAGCTGGACTGGCGCGTGAGCGAGAACAGCAACATGAACTATTCCCTGCAGGGACTGAACAACCACATCATCTCCGCCGTTTCCGCCCGCTACTGGCTGGAAAAGATCTACCCTGCTCGCGTGCGGGAAGCCCACAAGGACGGTGACTTCCATATCCACGACCTGGGGATCCTCGCCCCCTATTGCTGTGGTTGGGATCTGGCCGACATCCTGCTTCACGGCTTCGCCGGCGTGGGGCAGAAAGTGGAAAGTGCCCCTCCCAGGCACTTCCGCACCGCACTCGGACAGGCCGTCAACTTCTGCTACACCCTCCAGGGGGAGGCGGCAGGAGCCCAGGCCCTAGCCAACTTCGACACCTGCCTGGCTCCCTTCATCCGGTACGACGGCCTCCAGTACCGCGAAGTTAAACAGGCCCTCCAGGAAGCGATCTTCAACCTTAACGTGCCCACCCGGGTGGGGTTCCAGACTCCCTTCGTCAACCTGACCATGGATGTGACGGTGCCCTCGTACATGGCCGAGCAACCGGTCATAGTGGGAGGGCGCCTGGATAAATTTCCTTACGCGGAATTCCAGCGGGAGATGGACATGCTGAACCTGGCATTCTGCGAGGTGATGCTGGAGGGGGATACCTGCGGCCGCATATTCACCTTTCCTATCCCCACGTATAATATTACCTCCGGCTTCGACTGGGAGAGTCCAGTCGCCGATCGCATCGCCGCCATGACCGCCCGGTACGGCATCCCGTACTTCGCCAACTTCATAAACTCCGACCTGCGGCCGGAGGACGTACGGAGCATGTGCTGCCGCCTGCGGCTGGACAACCGGGATCTGCGCCGCCGCGGCGGAGGGCTGTTCGGCGCCAATCCCCTCACCGGCTCCATAGGGGTGGTGACCATCAACCTCCCCCGCATCGGCTATCTGGCCACGACGCCCCAGCAGTTCTTCGCACGCCTGGGCGAACTGATGCAACTGGCCCGAGACAGCCTTCTCGTCAAGAGGCAGGTGCTGGAACGGTTCACAGAGGGCGGGTTGTACCCGTATTCCCGTCACTACCTTCGCCAGGTGAAGGAGTGCCTGGGACAATACTGGGGCAACCACTTCAACACCATCGGCCTGGTGGGGATGAACGAGGCGCTACTCAACTTCCTTGGCGAGGACATCGGCACCGCGGCCGGCCAGCAGTTCGCCCTGGAAGTGCTGGAATTCATGCGGCAAGTGCTGGTAGGGTTCCAGGAAGAGACAGGTCAGATGTTCAACCTGGAGGCCACCCCGGCGGAAGGCGCTTCCTACCGGCTGGCGCGGATTGACCGGTCCCGCTATCCGGATATCGTCACCGCGGGCGACCGGGAACTCTACTACACCAACTCCACCCACCTTCCGGCCGGCTACACCGATGACGTTTTCGAATCTCTCACCCTGCAAGAACATCTGCAGACCAGGTATACCGGTGGAACTGTCTTCCATGCTTTTCTGGGGGAAAGCGTTGAGGATACCAAAACCCTGAAGGCATTCCTGCAAAGGGTACTGAACCGCTTCCGCATCCCCTACCTGACCGTCACTCCTACCTTCAGCATCTGCCCCCGGCACGGTTACTTGAAAGGAGAACAGCCCTCGTGCCCCCGCTGCCAGAGTACAACCGAGGTGTGGAGCCGGGTGGTGGGATACTACCGGCCCGTGCAGAGCTGGAACCCCGGAAAACAGGAGGAGTTCCGCACGAGAAAGGCTTTCCTCCCGCCGGAGCAGGCGGAGCCCACTGCAGTATGA
- a CDS encoding divergent polysaccharide deacetylase family protein: protein MLLAIFVLARVASRAPAGGPARGEAQAPPGGAVGGSAGGNGTQPQPRPAESSPGPPPQTGVQPGAASAPDGPMLAIVLDDLGWGVPGTADAMALPAPVTLAVLPGGPHSVEEADRARRAGHEVILHLPMEPLHPTGRGTAMAPGTITTSMEADEIKRLVRKHLDEVGPVPGLNNHTGSRATADLKVVEAVVEVARERGVFVIDSKTVGNSLLQAVARRQGVASGANLVFLDNDRDEAYVRSRVLAAAALARKKDAVIAIGHVNPLTVRCILEVIPEIQKMGVTLVRASDVVRALSVPASGMGDARLK from the coding sequence GTGCTGCTGGCGATATTCGTGCTGGCCAGAGTCGCGTCGCGGGCTCCGGCGGGCGGGCCGGCGAGAGGAGAGGCGCAGGCGCCGCCAGGCGGCGCTGTGGGTGGCTCCGCTGGGGGAAACGGCACACAACCGCAGCCGCGGCCCGCAGAGTCCTCGCCCGGGCCGCCCCCTCAGACGGGCGTGCAACCGGGCGCCGCTAGCGCGCCCGACGGTCCCATGCTGGCCATAGTCCTGGATGACCTCGGCTGGGGAGTGCCGGGGACAGCCGACGCCATGGCGCTGCCGGCGCCGGTGACTCTGGCCGTGCTGCCCGGGGGACCACACTCGGTCGAAGAGGCGGACCGCGCCAGGCGGGCGGGCCACGAGGTTATACTGCACCTGCCGATGGAACCGCTCCATCCCACGGGTCGCGGCACAGCGATGGCGCCCGGGACCATAACCACGTCGATGGAGGCGGACGAGATAAAGCGCCTCGTCAGGAAACACCTCGACGAGGTCGGCCCCGTCCCGGGACTCAACAACCACACTGGATCCAGGGCGACCGCCGACCTGAAAGTCGTCGAGGCAGTCGTGGAGGTCGCCCGCGAGCGCGGGGTGTTCGTGATCGACAGCAAGACCGTGGGCAACTCGCTGTTGCAGGCGGTTGCGCGGCGCCAGGGGGTGGCCTCCGGCGCGAACCTGGTGTTCCTCGACAACGACAGGGACGAGGCGTACGTCCGGTCGCGGGTGCTGGCAGCGGCAGCGTTGGCCAGGAAGAAGGACGCCGTGATCGCGATCGGCCACGTCAACCCCCTCACGGTCAGGTGCATCCTGGAAGTCATCCCCGAGATCCAGAAGATGGGCGTCACGCTGGTGCGGGCATCGGACGTCGTCCGCGCCCTCAGCGTGCCGGCATCAGGTATGGGAGATGCACGCCTCAAGTAG
- a CDS encoding PDZ domain-containing protein has product MFPARELMLAVLRLLPLVILEPSVAGVFWLIVLLTVMQYKRLAANEERIYGAVKNSFMEMSVSGLLYGLVGGIVASLLLVFVGVSLTGSGISYLLPLAFLLYMINPRLMCFSYAGGIVSLSNLLFGWPRVSVPGIMALVGVLHITESVLIRVSGSGCSTPVYLRSRSGRTVGGFSLQRFWPMPLVALVMLALPDPSQVTGLIQMPDWWPLVRPAEAANMPDALFAMWPIVAALGYSDVAVTCPPAQKARRTSLILGAYSVSLLGLAIASAFVSPLQWVAALFGPLGHELVIAMGSRRELSGVPAFVPPERGVMVLDVLPGSPAQTAGLRTGDIVTEVTGTPVNTRDELREMVRQTPVFLELSVRRGGDEQPRDVRFRGVIDDLGIIPVPEEGDPPHVELGGFSPGKRFVGRLRTAVERLLGRR; this is encoded by the coding sequence ATGTTCCCGGCAAGGGAGCTGATGCTGGCGGTGCTGCGCCTGCTTCCCCTGGTGATACTCGAACCCTCGGTGGCCGGCGTGTTCTGGCTGATAGTACTGCTGACCGTCATGCAATACAAGCGGCTTGCCGCGAACGAGGAACGGATCTACGGGGCGGTCAAGAATAGCTTTATGGAGATGTCCGTTTCCGGGCTGCTCTACGGGCTGGTCGGCGGTATCGTCGCCAGTCTTTTGCTCGTGTTTGTGGGCGTCTCTCTTACGGGTTCGGGGATATCCTACCTGCTGCCGCTCGCATTCCTACTATACATGATCAACCCCAGGCTGATGTGTTTCTCGTACGCCGGCGGGATAGTGTCGCTGTCGAACCTCCTGTTCGGCTGGCCCAGGGTGTCGGTGCCCGGGATCATGGCGCTGGTAGGCGTACTTCACATAACCGAGAGCGTCCTGATCAGGGTGAGCGGCAGCGGGTGCTCGACTCCCGTCTATCTCCGCAGCCGGTCTGGGCGGACCGTCGGGGGATTCAGCCTGCAGCGGTTCTGGCCAATGCCCCTGGTCGCCCTGGTCATGCTGGCGCTCCCCGACCCATCGCAGGTTACGGGGCTGATCCAGATGCCGGACTGGTGGCCGCTCGTGAGGCCGGCCGAGGCCGCGAACATGCCGGATGCGTTGTTCGCGATGTGGCCGATAGTGGCGGCGCTCGGTTACAGCGACGTCGCAGTCACGTGCCCACCTGCCCAGAAAGCGAGGAGGACGTCCCTGATACTGGGGGCGTACAGCGTTTCGCTACTTGGGCTCGCGATCGCATCCGCGTTCGTCAGCCCCCTGCAGTGGGTTGCCGCCCTGTTCGGCCCGCTCGGCCACGAACTGGTGATTGCGATGGGCAGCAGGCGAGAGCTGTCCGGGGTCCCCGCCTTCGTCCCGCCGGAGAGGGGCGTCATGGTGCTCGACGTCCTGCCCGGCAGTCCCGCGCAGACCGCGGGGTTGAGGACGGGAGACATCGTAACCGAGGTGACGGGGACTCCCGTCAACACGAGGGATGAACTGCGAGAGATGGTACGGCAGACCCCCGTATTCCTCGAACTCAGCGTACGACGGGGAGGAGACGAACAGCCGCGCGACGTAAGGTTCAGAGGGGTCATCGATGACCTGGGCATAATCCCCGTCCCCGAGGAGGGAGACCCACCTCACGTGGAGCTCGGGGGGTTCAGCCCGGGAAAGAGATTTGTAGGCAGGTTGAGGACGGCGGTGGAGCGCTTGCTCGGAAGGCGTTGA